The genome window TTCGATTCGACAGCAATTAAAATTGGATGTCTCAAAATTCGCTCGACCGTGAGACCTCCCGCAGTATCCCTAACGCCAGCTAACAGTGAATCTACGGCGGACTGAAGAGCTGCGACTAGTCCGGAAAGCCGATCTGACCCAAAAGCAGGAACTAACTATTCAGCCAGCGCAAATGCATACTCAAAGTCTGCAGTTGGGCCAGTAATCAACCCGTGAGTAAGCTGCTCTTCTTATGGAGCTAGCCCATGCTCTTTAATGACCCGTTAACAAATGTAGCCGCAACTGGGTATACAAGACACAACTTACTAAGCGGTTATGGTTTTGCTCGAGTTTGAGGAAAGTGATCCTGCGGGTCCTATCCAGACTTATAGACTGGGTATGCCTACGTTCACTGATTGTAGAAAAACGATCAGCTACCTTATTGGTCAGGGGTGGACGGTTCATTCGGTTCGATTGCTACGAGGCAACATAACAATACCCGTCTCCAGAAGCTTCTTCGCCCCGAATCAGCGTGTAACAGATCAGTTACTATAACAGGCCAAGCTGCTCTTAACGGCCAACTAGATGACTGGGAATGCAGCAACAAGTGGTCAGTTCACCTTAGCCTCCGCTATGGCTGCGGGGCTGAGTAGCGTCATTGGCCGAGTCACCACCGCTCCAATGATGTGGTGGTACGGGTACTTGTGCTGACACATCAGCCGAAACCGCTGTTCTTTTTGGGCCAATGAGTCCGCCCCGAATAGGATACAGGAAAAATAGGTGATGCTGGCAGTAAGATGCTGACTTAGGCGAGCCTCGAAGAGAACAGACGTCATATGATTAGCCGAGTAAAGAGCTAACTTATGGCCTAGTGTATGAAAAGCAAGCATTGTTGACAACTGGTTGGTCAATTTAGTTTACTGCCAATAATTACACTAATTGATTAGGGTATTCAAGTCAAAGTCGACTCCCCCAAGTAGAGCTGCCTAATTTCATAATTCTCTCCATTAGTGCTTGGTTTTGATTAGGCTCAGGACGGCTTCCATCTCAGCATCCTGCTGATGTATGTAGTTTTCGCAACTTTGACTGACGTTGTAGGTGGGCAATACCCCGCATCCATAAGCCATACTTCCTCGAGTAGCCACCGCTTGTTGCAGATCAACAATTGAAAAATGCATCCGGATCTTACTCGTAGGCAGCTCATAGTCCACCGACTTATGCCCGGTGTGACCATAGTAGCCCCCCATCGTTTCTTGACCAATCACTACCGCTTGGCCCTCACTGACCACCAAACTGGCAAACAACGAGCCTGCCGAGGCGACTGCGGGACTGATGAGCAGGTACAGCGTGCCCCTAAAGGCTAACGGGTTGGGCTGCCAGAGGGGGTTGTAGCGGGCAGCTTGGTAGTAACGACCTGGCCGATGGTGGGTAAACTCCTCAACCAATTCAGCCTCCAGTTCGGCCCGCTCCTCTTTTTTTTCTTCCACATAGTATTGGGGGAAGGGTACCTTTTGGAAGAAGGTGAACGCCGTTCTATTTTCTCGAAACGGCTGGTGAGCCAGATAAGAGAAGGTCACTAAATCATTGGGATCGTCGCCCCCCTGTTCTGGCGGATATCAACAATGAGGTGGCGAATGTACTGGTGCTTGATGACCCGAAAGCACGAATCCAACAACTGACGATAGCACCGATGCGCAGCCGCTTGTTCGCCCTTGAACTCGAAGGTGTTCACCGTCAGTAGGGCCGTTGAGGTAGATCGTACTAGCTGGAAGGTGTAGTCGGGGAGGTCCATGGGGGAGGGGAAGGGATTGTAACGTACTTGCCCCTGACTGGAGACCAATGACTGAGCGGCCACGGTGATCGAGTGCGGCGCTCGTTGGCCACACAAGTGATACTCCACCCGGAACGAATGACAGGGTCCATAGGCCAAGCGAAAGAACCAACTAAAGTGTTGGTTGATGCCGATCTGCTTACCAGCTGGGTGGTTGC of Spirosoma rhododendri contains these proteins:
- a CDS encoding S41 family peptidase, producing the protein MTFSYLAHQPFRENRTAFTFFQKVPFPQYYVEEKKEERAELEAELVEEFTHHRPGRYYQAARYNPLWQPNPLAFRGTLYLLISPAVASAGSLFASLVVSEGQAVVIGQETMGGYYGHTGHKSVDYELPTSKIRMHFSIVDLQQAVATRGSMAYGCGVLPTYNVSQSCENYIHQQDAEMEAVLSLIKTKH